ACAGCTTCAAAGACCGCAATCTAAGAAATCTTTTGATGGAAGGCTGATGAGAGCTCCGATGAAGTCAAGAAGAGCCCAAATCTGGTGAATTCCAAGAACTATGTAACTCTATTTAAGACTACATTGGCTCAGAATCCGAGAAAAACACCATTAACTAAATTCTGTCGCGGGTTGTAGGATTTAAAGAGGTCAGAGAAGTTTCTTCAACTTCTCTAGAAAGCTTTTAACGTTCTCCACACCGCTTCTCACAGCCTCTTCGGGGAGCCAATTTTCGTAGAAGTTTTGGTGAAGGGAGGATGCTGAAAACCAGAGTGTGATGATTTCCCTATCTTCTTTCTCTCCGCTCAACTCTGCGACATATTTATGCAACTCCCCATGACTTCTAATTTCTTTCCCTCTCCTCGCAGCAAGCGCCTTGACCATCTGGGATGCAGCACCCCAAGCCTTCTCCGACGCTTGAACATAGTCTCCTTTAGCTAAGAAGTCTTCAGCATCCCTCAAATACTTCTCAGAAAGCTTCAAATGCAGCTCAACTCTACTCTCGGGGTCGATGGGCTCATTAAGAATCTTCGATAAAGCCTCTAACACCAGCTCCTCCTCCGAAACCCCGATCCTCTCAGACTCCTCCCTTAACTTCTCCTCAATCCTCTTCGGTAGTACGATCAACAGCGATTCACCCATCTTCTTTCACTCTAACATATTAATGAACTTTCTGAGGAATCTAAATCAAAAGGTTTAATAAAACTTGCGGCCGCAGAGACAAAGGGGATGGAGACAAGAATAGGCACATCTATTGGCTAAGAAGGGCTAGGGTAGGCCACATCTACCCCTGAGGCGAGAGGTTGGCGGTAAGGGTGAAGCTTGGACTCAAACCTAGAGGCTCATAGCAAACCTTCGAAACCTCAGCCCTAGTGAACAGCGGCTTCGAAGCCGATAGCCCCAGCTACTAATCCCAACCCCTTTAGCTAAAAGGATATCATTCTAATCGCCACCACCCACCTCAACAATGGTAGAAGTTGGAACTGCAGGAGGCCCTACAAGAGTCTTCCTAATAAGAGAACCCTGACATCTGATAGATAAGTCGGCCCAAAGCGGGCGGATGTGATGATTTCGCCGACAGAAGAGGAGCTGATAGGCGACAAACTCGCTGAAGAGTCGGCCTCGCAATCGGATCAGGCAAGTGGAGGTTTGTCGACGAACCCCAAGACAAAGCAAGAGGCAGCGAGAAACCACAATACTGGTGAGCTATACCTCTCGACAACCCTTCGAGCCCCACATTTACAACTAGCACGCAGATCGAAGCTTATTCTGAGTTAGAGGCAAGCAATAGTGAGCTGATCTTTTCCACCTTTCCGGTAGTGGTGTTGGCTACCAAGCCCAGTATTTCAAGCGCCGACAAGCCTACTATGCACCGATCCGATAATCCGAGGGCTTTGAGCCTCTCTCTGACTTCGTTTGGAAACTTCAGCGCGGCTATGTGCGCCCCTGGGAGCTCTTCACCATCGACAACGAGCTTATCGACTATTGCCAGTTCCCCGGAAACCTCATGGCCGTCTGCTACGACAAGCCCCAGGCGTCTACCGACTCGTTTGACGCCGAGTTTATCTGCGGCGTCTTCGTCAAGTAAGGTTACCGAGGCCCCTGTATCTACTAACGCTACGCCACCAACACTACCTTTAGTCCCAGCGACAGAAACGTTGGCCTTAACCAGCACTACACAACACCACTTTGTAGAGATGAGCACTCGCTTCATAAGTGGGAACTCCGCTACTTCCTGATAATTCAGCGGCACAGCAGATAGGTGGGCTTCAGATAAGCCATCCTGCTTCACAAAAGGCTTCCTCAAGAGCTTCCTAACCACACTCTACG
This genomic interval from Nitrososphaerota archaeon contains the following:
- a CDS encoding HEPN domain-containing protein, giving the protein MGESLLIVLPKRIEEKLREESERIGVSEEELVLEALSKILNEPIDPESRVELHLKLSEKYLRDAEDFLAKGDYVQASEKAWGAASQMVKALAARRGKEIRSHGELHKYVAELSGEKEDREIITLWFSASSLHQNFYENWLPEEAVRSGVENVKSFLEKLKKLL